The following proteins are encoded in a genomic region of Alteromonadaceae bacterium 2753L.S.0a.02:
- a CDS encoding cytochrome c5 yields the protein MKVIRIAALGVFALFAVVATAETLEDRIKPVGSTCMAGEECAAAVQVADAGAAASARSGEEIYKKCATCHATGAAGAPKFGDAAAWSPRVAKGVDVLYTHAIEGFNGMPAKGLCFDCSNDEIKGAVDYMVEHSK from the coding sequence ATGAAGGTTATAAGAATCGCCGCATTGGGGGTGTTCGCTCTATTTGCAGTTGTTGCGACGGCGGAAACCCTGGAAGATCGAATTAAACCTGTAGGTAGCACCTGTATGGCTGGCGAAGAATGCGCCGCAGCGGTTCAGGTCGCAGATGCAGGCGCAGCGGCCAGCGCTCGTTCTGGTGAAGAGATTTATAAGAAGTGCGCTACCTGTCATGCGACTGGTGCCGCGGGTGCTCCCAAATTTGGTGATGCCGCCGCCTGGTCTCCCCGTGTGGCTAAAGGGGTTGATGTTCTCTATACCCACGCCATCGAAGGATTCAATGGCATGCCTGCCAAAGGGTTGTGTTTTGATTGTTCTAACGATGAAATTAAAGGCGCCGTCGACTATATGGTAGAGCACTCCAAATAA
- a CDS encoding cytochrome c, which yields MRAFQVFFALVVLAGCSEEKIDVDMEAAKRGETISAACGACHNLMGSFHKIGPSLEGIVGRKAGTAEGYQYSKAMKQSGITWTPEQLTLFIRNPTKVVPGTKMAFGEISEADTRDLVEYLKTL from the coding sequence ATGCGCGCGTTTCAGGTATTTTTTGCTCTGGTCGTTTTAGCCGGCTGTTCTGAAGAAAAAATCGATGTAGATATGGAGGCCGCAAAGCGGGGTGAAACAATCAGTGCGGCCTGTGGTGCATGTCATAATTTAATGGGTAGTTTTCATAAGATTGGTCCCAGCTTGGAAGGTATTGTTGGCCGTAAGGCTGGCACTGCTGAAGGCTATCAATACTCCAAGGCAATGAAGCAGTCTGGTATCACTTGGACGCCGGAACAGCTCACTCTATTTATTCGAAACCCCACTAAGGTTGTGCCTGGTACTAAAATGGCCTTTGGTGAAATTTCGGAGGCGGATACTCGGGATCTCGTCGAGTATTTAAAAACGCTTTGA